A window of the Cicer arietinum cultivar CDC Frontier isolate Library 1 chromosome 6, Cicar.CDCFrontier_v2.0, whole genome shotgun sequence genome harbors these coding sequences:
- the LOC101513597 gene encoding uncharacterized protein → MMDHVIGGKFKLGRKIWGVGVIWKIQTWVLMYKLERKWLSTWMRSLSTSRFASSSRCFTTDFCFICFHLTHRLIVVSTVGYKRCLHLVALLKWITKVILHGFLLITVSCCLSSKKSSLTQHHCGQGW, encoded by the exons ATGATGGATCATGTTATTGGTGGAAAATTCAAGCTTGGGAGGAAGATTTGGGGGGTGGGGGTCATTTGGAAAATTCAAACTTGG GTGTTAATGTACAAACTGGAGAGGAAGTGGCTGTCAACCTG GATGAGATCTTTGAGCACATCACGTTTTGCTAGCTCGTCACGATGCTTTACAACAGATTTTTGTTTCATATGTTTCCATCTTACTCATAGACTCATAGTGGTCAGCACTGTTGGCTATAAAAGGTGCTTGCATCTTGTCGCCTTGTTGAAGTGGATCACCAAGGTTATCCTACATGGTTTTCTATTGATTACTGTATCTTGTTGTCTGAGCTCCAAAAAGTCTAGCTTGACCCAACACCATTGTGGCCAAGGATGGTAG